From the Limosilactobacillus panis genome, one window contains:
- the ribH gene encoding 6,7-dimethyl-8-ribityllumazine synthase codes for MEEFTGKFNYNNAHVGIVVADFNGAVTSKLVTGAVATLAKFGLKDDQVAVFHVPGAFEIPFAVKKLLDKGEFDGIMTLGAVIKGETDHYDLICQNMARGIMELNLQGKVPVTFGILTTDNIEQAMQRAGLKMGNEGASTAQSLLEMMSLSEQIN; via the coding sequence ATGGAAGAATTTACGGGAAAGTTTAACTACAATAATGCACACGTAGGAATCGTGGTTGCCGACTTCAACGGTGCCGTCACGAGTAAGCTGGTTACGGGGGCCGTAGCCACGCTCGCCAAGTTTGGCCTAAAAGATGACCAGGTGGCCGTTTTTCACGTTCCGGGCGCCTTTGAGATTCCCTTTGCGGTTAAGAAACTCCTGGATAAGGGTGAATTTGACGGTATCATGACCCTTGGAGCGGTAATTAAAGGAGAGACCGACCACTACGACTTGATTTGTCAGAACATGGCTCGGGGAATCATGGAACTGAACCTCCAGGGGAAGGTCCCAGTAACCTTTGGCATTCTGACGACCGATAACATTGAGCAGGCAATGCAACGGGCAGGCCTGAAAATGGGCAATGAGGGCGCTAGCACGGCTCAGAGCCTGCTAGAGATGATGTCACTGAGTGAGCAAATCAATTGA